One Nocardioidaceae bacterium SCSIO 66511 genomic window carries:
- a CDS encoding FAD-binding oxidoreductase, whose protein sequence is MTRQDLPSHADVVVIGGGVMGLSTAYHLAKAGVRDVVLVEKDALGSGSTCKAAGGVRAQFSDEVNIVLGARSLETFENFEAIFGQQIDLHQVGYLFLLDSPDAVATFERNVALQNELGVQTRMIDVDEAKKLSPLISTEGLLAAAYGPNDGHCTPESVVLGYASAARRLGVRIATSCAATGIDVDGGHIRAVRTEAGRIECATVVCAAGAWAQQIGAWAGVDLPVTPLRRQILISEAIADLPPDLPFTIDFATSFYFHGEGDGLLMGMSDPDETPGFKLSQSQDWLPRLGEAIERRAPGLSDVGLASGWAGLYEETPDHNALIGEAAEVSRFLYATGFSGHGFLMGPAVGEVMRDIYLGNEPFVDVGGLDASRFARAGLRPETNIV, encoded by the coding sequence ATGACTCGCCAGGATCTGCCTTCACACGCCGATGTCGTCGTCATCGGCGGCGGCGTCATGGGCCTCAGCACGGCGTACCACCTCGCGAAGGCGGGCGTACGCGATGTGGTGCTGGTCGAAAAGGACGCGCTGGGTTCGGGCTCGACGTGCAAGGCGGCCGGTGGTGTGCGGGCGCAGTTCTCCGACGAGGTCAACATCGTTCTCGGCGCACGCAGCCTGGAGACCTTCGAGAACTTCGAGGCGATCTTCGGCCAGCAGATCGACCTGCATCAGGTGGGGTATCTGTTCCTGCTCGACTCGCCCGATGCCGTGGCGACGTTCGAGCGCAACGTCGCACTGCAGAACGAGCTCGGCGTACAGACTCGGATGATCGACGTCGACGAGGCGAAGAAGCTCTCGCCGCTGATCTCCACCGAAGGTTTGCTCGCCGCTGCGTACGGTCCCAACGACGGGCACTGCACACCCGAGTCGGTCGTGCTCGGGTACGCCTCGGCGGCGCGACGGCTCGGCGTACGCATTGCCACCTCGTGCGCCGCGACGGGCATCGACGTCGACGGCGGACACATCCGCGCCGTGCGTACCGAAGCCGGGCGGATCGAATGCGCGACCGTTGTCTGCGCGGCCGGCGCGTGGGCGCAGCAGATCGGTGCCTGGGCCGGTGTCGATCTGCCGGTGACGCCGTTACGCCGGCAGATCCTGATTTCGGAGGCGATCGCCGATCTGCCGCCTGACCTGCCGTTCACGATCGACTTCGCGACCAGCTTCTACTTCCACGGCGAGGGTGACGGCCTGTTGATGGGTATGTCCGATCCGGACGAGACGCCCGGCTTCAAGCTCTCGCAGAGCCAGGACTGGCTGCCGCGGCTCGGTGAGGCGATCGAGCGCCGAGCGCCCGGCCTGAGCGACGTCGGACTGGCCAGCGGATGGGCCGGACTCTACGAGGAGACGCCCGACCACAATGCACTCATCGGTGAGGCGGCCGAAGTGAGTCGGTTCCTGTACGCAACCGGCTTCTCCGGTCACGGGTTCCTGATGGGACCGGCGGTTGGCGAGGTCATGCGCGACATCTATCTTGGAAACGAACCCTTCGTCGACGTCGGCGGCCTCGACGCGAGCAGATTTGCGCGCGCAGGCCTACGTCCGGAGACCAACATCGTATGA